AGACTTGTCAATATGAGCTTTAACTTTTAATCACCAACCCCAGTTTGCAAATTCACTTAATGGGTTTTAACTGCCATCACGTATAAGAAATGGTACATAATCCAATCTGAAAGTTCTACGGTTTTAATTGTTTCATACCAGCAAACGGAGGCTCCCCAAACTTTGAAATTGAAGCACAGAGAAAAACGCTTGgacagaaaaacaaagataGGCATCAACCAAACTGCATGAGAACTAACCATTAACAGAGTTGTCATGACTTTGAGCTCGGGATCGGTAACCGAAGGAACCCTGGCGAAGACGGAGGTAGAAGTCCCCCCCACGGCGAAGAGGGAGAAAAGGGCAACCCGGCATCAGCCAAACTCGGGTTCGAACTCGGGCTCGGCAATTTCGAGGCCAGAGGCGGCTTCGGCGATCTCGTCTGCGCCAAACAGATGGGCGACAGAAGCAGGAACTGCGACGGAGACACTGGTGGGAGGGAGGCGGGGTTCAGAGGGGCCGAGCTGGCAGCTGGCCTCACAAGAAGATCCTCTCCTGTCGGCTCGGGAGGGTTCGGCGCTACCGGAAGAGGGCCAGTGGTGAATGCCAGTGGGTTCTGTGAGATCTCCGGTTGGCCCCTTGGGAAGGGCGTCAATGGTGGAGGTTTCATCCTCTGAAGACGAGAGCTTGGTGGTTTCTGTGGACGGATTGGGGGAGGGTCGGAAAACCGCTCGGAAGTAGGCGAGCCGGTCAGCCTCTGCACGACGCTCCGGAAATCGCTCTTGTCAATGGTGTAGACGGGAGGACGATGGTGATGGTCATCATGGCTCTTTCCCTGATGATGATAGTTCGCTGATGATGGCGTCGTCGTCTTCCCGATCTTATGCGAGAGTTTGCTCACCCCAAGCTGATGTTGGTGATGCTGCTCCTGGCCTGAAGCTCCACTAGAAAGTGAGAGGGAGGATGAACTATCATCCATTGTCGCAGTAACTTTGCTTCCGCCGGCGATGACTAAAACTCCCGGAGCCTCTCCTGTAGACACAAGCTGGGGAAGATGGAGAAGGATACAAAAATTGTCCGGCGTCCTTCCGACCTTTCTAAGTCCGGTAGAAGCCAAAGGTCTGCGTCGGCCTTACTGGTCAAAGACGGAAGCGTCAATTCTCTAAAATATCACTCACTTTCAATTTATGACGATAAATACCAACTGTGAGAAGAAGAGTTCAGATATTTAGCGAAGGCAGTTCCGTAATTACGTTCGGGAAGAAAGACCCACACAACACAAGTAGAGGAGTCTGCTGGTCGAAGGTGAAGGATGCCCTGGTGACGCCTATTCTGTCACgtgttttttattgaaattttcgCCTACAGTCCCTCATTCCTTAAGTAATTAGAGGAAGCCAACTTTATCTTCTGAAATTGAATCGAGCTGCATCTCTTTCGAGGTGGACACTCGGCCTTTGCACCCCCACAAGATGGGATCGTTGTCCaagatcaattgaaaatttttttatttgtatatttaatgTCTCATAAAAAAAACGGTTCTGGGTCTGAACTGATACCTGACTTTGAAATGAAAATGTTtaccaacttaaaaaaaaaaaaggtgggggGCTGGATACGTAGATGCAACTCCATATGTAAATCGCAAATAGTTCAGccaaattaatatgaaaataaggaAATATTTGTGGGGCtggaccaaaagaaaaaaaaaaatccagatgGGTCGCTactatttttcaattaaaaatagTCGGTGGCCCTTTGTAGAAAGGAGAAAGACATGCTCGCGATTGCTTTTATTGCAATTGATACTTTGACAGGAGGGATACTTTTAGAGACCTCAATTCAAATGAAAAGTTTGTGAGAAGCTTACATCTGAAATTATAGTCAAAGTATGGTCTCCTGTTGTagatttatttttctcttcgcTTAGGCCTTAATTGTCATTTCCGTCTGAGTTGGTAAACTTTGGATGAAAAAGCAAACCTTACTTGTTTTCGACTTGAAGCACGACGACCTTCCTTCCTTACATGGCAATATGATCCGAAAAGCAATTGTGCTTGCAGACTCGATTTTTTTATCACAGAATGATCATTCGTTTTTTTActagttttatatttttcttttaactacCTATCACGATGGATCAAAGGGTCCTTATGAATGATTTGGGTACTCTAGGTAGTTAGAATAATCATTCACTAACTGATATTATGCTAAAGACTTTTATACTAGTTAATCTTTTAAAACATGGTtgttgagaaaataataaatgaaatcaTGTACCTATGCCAGCTTGTCCATATAATTGAAACCATATCCAGATGATCGTCCCCTCCCCAAATCATGGTTGTGTCCATGCTTTCGTGACAGAAGTTGCCGAGTATTATCAGAAATTAAAGATTGTTGTTTTACAGCTATACGTTTCTTTCGCAATCACAAGCTTTCTCTGATCAACCATCGTTGTCAAAATTAAGTACGCCGAATGCAAATCgcgtttcttcttctctttccccAAACCTTTTCCGCGATCGAAGCTTTTGATGAAAAGCCTGACGCGAGAATCAACTCATCCTTCCCACCAAACTTTCTCACACCGATTAGTATGAGAGAGACATTTTCCATTGGGAGGAGCCTTGTCTTCTGATGATGGAAGGGTGCTGCAGCATGGATTGCCTCAGATATGGCGTTTCACAGGATATCTGTCGGCGCAGTTTGATAACCTTCATCCCTTTTGTTTTGTACTTAATAATTGTGAAGAGTGAAGCAACAGAAGCGTGTTTCTTTTCCACAGATGCGACACTTGTGAGAGGAAGACCAGAAGACCATTATTATTTAATATTGCTTAGGAAAAGGATGTGAGCGATGAAGTTGGATGAATTGTTAGTATTAGATCGGAGCACTATATACGTTTTCTCTTGAGAGACTGCCGAGCTATTTTGGCCTTACACCTTATGTGGTATGGTATCATCCTAGCTAGCTAGGTTTGCAAATTAATGGGTTCGATGATATACTATAGAGTTCAATTTTATTAAGTCGGGATCCAATTTTTATAACCAGAGTTTCAGAGCGTAGCGTCGCGTTGGATTCATACATTATCTTTCATTGAGAGGCTCGTTCCTTGTGTTCGAAGTGGATGTTGGAGTGCAGCTATTCAATGACAGAGACACCAGCCAGTGTTGCACTGGCAAAGCTCTGAATCTTCGATTTAGATTCGCAAGTATTGTTTAGCACCGATTCGTCTCGGAAGCCAAATTTATGGTTTTCTTTGCTTTCATTAATTGGTGTATAATTACAATACTTGAGTTAATTAATCATTGCATTGGATTGCGAGTATGAGAGACTGACTGATGGCCGGAGGACTTCATTCCAGCtcttttactatatatatatatatagccacacATACTTTTGCAATGGATGATGGAAGGCTGTGCTTAAAGTTGGAACAAGTTGAGGATCTCCCGAGAGGAGAAAGAGTTTGTGGTGAAGCATCTCTTTGAATGGTATTAGATCCGAAATTCAATTCATTGTTAAGTATTTCCAACCCAAACACGTGGCACAGTGAACTGCCACGAATTGAACTAGTGGCTGGGCTTTGGTCTCTCTGCCAAGTGTCAAACACCAAACTAAAACCATCGGCCGCAGGTGGGGATGTATACCTGCAGGTTGGAACACTTTTCACACCACatctcgtctcgtctcgtctcgtcaCCCACTTTAGGCAAAAAGGGCTTTTATTATTTGGGCACATCATCCTCTCCCTTCGTGTTTGCATCGTCCCCGTTGTGTTCCTGACTTCATTCGCCCTTTCAACATCCTCCTCAAAACTAATCTGATCGggatttcttaattagatgtCAAATTGATTTCCCCATATGGCTTTTCCGAATAGTTCAGTCGGATATGTCGTCCTGATCTCATTATCGACATCCCTAACTTAGAGCTCATTCTAAACAAGATTTAGAGGAAATGAGGAAaaatttctccaaaaaaaaaggaaatttctaaccttttgcttttcaatcaAATACGTGATGTCCCGAAGCTAGAGAGTAGGAACTCGTTTCTGCCCCGGCGCATGCTTTTAGTTTTAGCACCTAGATTAACCCATAGTGCTGTTCATTCCTTTCTTGGGGAGGATGGAACTCACGACTAAGGCCTACGCAATCCTTGTGGATCCATCCACCCATAAACGATGGGCGCCGATTCTTGTGACATCAGTAACCAAAAACAAAGACGCATGACACAAGAGCGCACGGAATAAATTAATACGGTGCTTGGAAATCGATTATTAGGaaactctctcttctttttttgttttttcaagcaAATTAGACGGGCAAAGTTGGTGTAAGATATCGGGGTGCCGATCGATCTAATGTTGTTCGACATCCAATTCCAAATCAGATTGCTCCAAGACCATAGATCTGAGCTTTCTCGGCCTTTGGACTAAGATCAAGTGTGGTGCTTGTGTGtgcaaattcaaatccaatttctcGAATTCAATAAGAAAATGTGGAACcaaatcaacaaaatggaaCCCGACTTTGTTAGATAAGGATTTTCTTAAGGAAGGAGATGGATGCCTCATCACATACACAAATGTCAAATTAGTTTGCATTTTGCACGTCAGATTCCGCATTCGACGTCACAATCTCGACAAACTAGTATTATTAATATCTTCCCATATGATACCTCTTCAGGCCCTTTGCGCCTTGCCAATATAGGTTCTTTGTTGAGAAgctattttaaatatttatttaagaaattcaaaaaaaaaaaaaagacacaggGCAATAGATGCCGATACACAATGCCAGGTGCCACGTATGGGTGATCAGAGCAAACCGGTACGATGCTAATATTGACATTAATGTTCAATCAATTTGATATGAATAACAATCCTATTGAGCCTGAGTCTCTTCTAAGGTAAGCTTGCACATGAGTTTAGTCGAATTCAAGCTGGAAATTTAACGTagaaaactcgagctcgactccttCATACAACaggttcgagctcgactcatttaactcatttctggtaagtttgtttggtttcttttaactcgtttagttgtTCGTTTGTCTATCTTCTCATTATATTTCAACATTCATTATGCAGTTTGAGCTGAGTCAAGTTTAACCAAGTGGAGTCCTTGCAATTCGAACTTAACTCGTTTAACGTTTCAAGTATACATTTAAATTGGAGCTGATTCCATAGTCTCATCCTTTCACGtttatgtttggatgacactacAGAATTAGGTTTTGGAAGTGAAGCACGGTTTTTGTTCTGTAAAACCATGTTTTCAAAGTGTTTGAGAAACtcagttttgataaaatttacttttgttttaaaaaaaaaaaagagtgaaaaaccTTACCTCCCTTCCTCATGTttatattcattaaaaaaaaaaaaccaagttttggagTTGCCGTCAAACAAGTAAaccaaatttgaaaaacttagttTCTAATTTCTTATTCATAAAACTAAAGCTTTGAGTGTCATCCAGACGCCTCCCCAATAACACTCATATATTTGAAATGGAACAAGGAGAGCCGTCATCAACTcttcattgaaagaaaaataaaaaacaaaaaaaaaattatataagttaatattaaaataattgaaaaatcaattacTTTATTTTCTCTCATAATTATGGGCTGTGTGGAGGATTTAGAAACTCGTTTGTCTTTCGCAATCTGCTCTTACGGCCTCGCCCAAACCAATTAACACCAAGCCTACGTGGCAAGTGGGTGCCTCGTGAATGGATAAGTACGGACACGTCACCAGCTCGAAACACGCAGAAGCGCGGCCTGAACGTTTTTGGAGACGCTTTTGGCAAAATGACGAAATTGCACCCGAAGCCGATTCGCTCGTTGACCACATGGATCCCCAAATCACCGAAATGAACGGGCAGTTTGTTTAGACCCAAACGGTGGGAAGCGAGTTTAAAAAAAGTATCTACAGTTGCTCCCAAGAGCGTaaaactttttcataataaagaaaatgtaaataaaCATCTTTGCAGATT
Above is a window of Nymphaea colorata isolate Beijing-Zhang1983 chromosome 8, ASM883128v2, whole genome shotgun sequence DNA encoding:
- the LOC116258726 gene encoding VQ motif-containing protein 9-like is translated as MDDSSSSLSLSSGASGQEQHHQHQLGVSKLSHKIGKTTTPSSANYHHQGKSHDDHHHRPPVYTIDKSDFRSVVQRLTGSPTSERFSDPPPIRPQKPPSSRLQRMKPPPLTPFPRGQPEISQNPLAFTTGPLPVAPNPPEPTGEDLLVRPAASSAPLNPASLPPVSPSQFLLLSPICLAQTRSPKPPLASKLPSPSSNPSLADAGLPFSPSSPWGGLLPPSSPGFLRLPIPSSKS